The window GCCGGGTACGACTGCGTCAGCTGCCTCAACCGCCGCCACATGATGTGGGCGTGGATCAGCCTCTTCTGGGTGGGCTTCACCGACTTCTACGTGCGGATGGTGAGCATGGGGAAGATCACCGACCTCCACTGGATCTCCTGAGCAAACTGCGATAGGTCGTAGAGGTCCTCGAGGACCTCTAGGACCCATAGGACCTACGCCTTGAACCAGTACGAAACCTACGAGCACGACGTTGTCGTCATCGGCGCCGGGGGCGCCGGCCTGCGGGCCGCGATCGAGGCCTCCGCCATGGGCTGCTCCGTCGCCCTCATCTGTAAGAGCCTTTTGGGCAAGGCCCACACCGTCATGGCAGAGGGCGGCATGGCCGCCGCCATGGCCAACGTCGATGACCGCGACTCCTGGAAGGTCCACTTCGCCGACACCATGCGCGGCGGGCAGTACCTCAACAACTGGCGCATGGCCCAGCTCCACGCCCAGCAGGCCCCCGACCGCGTCAAAGAACTGGAAGCCTGGGGCGCCGTCTTCGACCGCACCAAGGACGGCCGCATCCTGCAGCGCAACTTCGGCGGCCACCGCTACCCGCGCCTCGCCCACGTCGGCGACCGCACCGGCCTCGAAATGATCCGCACCCTCCAGGACCACGGCGTCCACAAGGGCATCCAGGTCTTCATGGAGATGACCGTCACCGACCTGCTGATGTCCGGAGGTGGCACCGGTCTCCCGACCGGTGGTCAGAAGTGCATCGGCTGCGTCGGCTACGACCGCGAGCGCGGCCGCTTCCGCGTCTGGAAGGCCAAGGCCGTCGTCCTCGCCACCGGCGGCATCGGCCGCGCTTTCAAGATCACCTCCAACAGCTGGGAGTACACCGGCGACGGCCAGGCCCTCGCCTACCGCGTTGGCGCCGAGCTCATGGACATGGAGTTCGTCCAGTTCCACCCCACCGGGATGGTCTGGCCGCCCTCCGTCCGCGGCATCCTCGTCACCGAGGGCGTCCGCGGCGAGGGCGGCGTGCTGCGCAACAGCAACGGCAAGCGCTTCATGTTCGACGACATCCCCGACAACTACCGCTCCTCCACCGCCGACAACGAGGAAGAGGGCTGGCGCTACGTCACCGGCGACAAGTCCGCCCGCCGCCCGCCAGAGCTCCTCACCCGCGACCACGTCGCCCGCTGCATCAACCGCGAAGTCAAGGCCGGCCGCGGCTCGCCCCACGGCGGCGTCTTCCTCGACGTCTCCTGGCTCAAGGAAAAGGTCCCCAACTCTGCCGACCACATCAAGAAGAAGCTCCCCTCCATGTACCACCAGTTCATCACGCTGGCGGGCCTGGACATCACCAAGGAGCCCATGGAGGTCGGCCCCACCACCCACTACGTGATGGGCGGCGTCAAGGTCGACGGCGACACGCAGATGTCCACCGTCCCCGGCCTCTTCGCCGCCGGTGAAGTCGCGGCGGGCCTGCACGGCGCCAACCGCCTCGGCGGCAACTCACTCAGCGACCTCGTCGTCTTCGGCAAGCTCGCGGGCGAGCACGCGGCCAAGTGGGCGAAGTCGCAGGGCGGCGGCGTCGACGCCGACAAGGCCCAGATCGACCACCACGTCAACAACGCCCTCGCCCCCTTCAGCCGCGAGAAGGGCGGCGAGAACCCCTATGCCATCCAGCACGAGCTGCAGGACATGATGCAGGCCCTCGTCGGCATCGTCCGCATCGAGGACGAGATGCTGCGGGCCCTGGAGAACCTCCAGAAGCTCAAGGCCCGCGCCCGCAACGCCGCCGCCTACGGCCACCGCGAGTACAACCCCGGCTGGCACACCTGCATCGACCTGCAAAACCTCCTCACCGTCGCCGAAGCCGTCACCCGCGCGGCCATCGAACGCAAGGAATCCCGCGGCGCCCAGTTCCGCGACGACTACCCCGAGAAGTCCAACGAGTTCTCCAAGTTCAACCACGTGCAGAAGCTGGGGCCCAACGGCGAAATGCAGCTCACCCGCCAGCCCGTGAAGCCTTTGCCCGCCGAGCTGCAGCAGATCATCGAGGAAAACAAGTAAATCGAAGCAGGAGTGGCAAAGTGGCAGAGTGGCAGAGTGGCAAAGTGATGAAGACAGGAGCGCCCCCACGCGGCCCGCGCCCTTGCCTTTCCCACTTTGCCACTTTGCCACTTCGCCACTTTGCCACTTTCTAGGACCCGCTCCTATGGCAACGCCCGCCGTCCCCAAGTCCTACACCACCCCCGACGCCTCCGACGGCAAGCCCGACCAGCCGCTGAAGGAGAAGCCCGTCGCCATGAACACCGGCCCCGGCCGCCCCGTCACCTTCAAGGTCTGGCGCGGCGACTCCACCAACGCCGGCTTCCAGGACTACACCACCACCATCACCGTCGGCATGGTCGTCCTCGACGCCATCCACCAGATCCAGGCCGAGTCGGCCCCCGACCTCGCCTGCCGCTGGAACTGCAAGGCCGGCAAGTGCGGCTCCTGCTCGGCCGAGATCAACGGCAAGCCCCGCCTGATGTGCATGACCCGGATGGACGAGCTGCCGGAAGGCCCCGTCACCGTCGAACCGATGAAGGCCTTCCCCCTCATCAAGGACCTCGTCACCGACGTCTCCTGGAACTACGAGGTCAAGAAGCGCCTCAAGCCGTTCAAGCCCCGCAAGCCCGACGCCCCCGACGGCACCTGGCGCATGCAGCAGCAGGACGTCGACCGCGTGCAGGAGTTCAGGAAGTGCATCGAGTGCTTCCTCTGCCAGGACGTCTGCCACGTCCTCCGCGACCACCACAAGCACGACGAGTTCATCGGCCCCCGCTTCTTCGTCTACTCCGCCGCCCTCGAGATGCACCCCCTCGACACCGAGGACCGCGTCGCCGACCTCAAGGAACGCAACGGCATCGGCTACTGCAACATCACCAAGTGCTGCACCAAGGTCTGCCCCGAGCACATCACCATCACCGACAACGCCATCATCCCCCTGAAAGAACGCGTGGTGGACGAGTTCTACGACCCGCTGACGAGGCTGTTCCGGGTGTTCAAGGGGAAGTGAGACTGTCGCCGGCTTCGGGCCCGGGCAGAACTCTTACACGAAGTCGATGCCAGAAGTACCGCAGTTCGATGATCCATCCAGCGGCGGCGGCGTTCGCCTCGGCTACCTGCTGAGCCCGTAACTTGCTCAGGTACTCCGCCTCTTTCGCGTCCTCACCTCGGATGCGCCAAAGAAATGATGAGTGGCGGAACAATCGCATGAGCGAACCGGTGTCACCATCCGCTTCGAAGACGGACCAGAGCGCATCATGGCACCGATCGAACAGACTCGAAAACCGCTGCGAGTACAAGTATGAGTAGGCGGTGGTCAAGATTTGGACCTCGCCCGGCCTCACCGACTTGCCTGGGTTTTCTAGGATCGCACCTGCCTTCAGGATGATTGCTCTTGTCCTGTTGTACCCTGGGGTTCTCGAGTCTATCACCCGGTCCGCCAGCTTTGTTTTCTCCCGGTCGGACCCACTCAAATCTGCGAGTTGAAGCGCGAGAATATTCGCCAGCTTGGTCTTTCCTGAGGCACGCGCCGAGTCCTCCAGCTCTGCGAGTCGTTTCCGCGCATCTGCAACGGACAGCGTTGCCACAGCGATGATGGCTTGGGCATGGACGTACTTTGCATCCTTCTTCGATGTTAGCTCCACAACCTTGTTGGCGGCGTCGACAGCAGCTTCAGCGTCTCCCTGGAAATCATGCACCAGCGCGATGCCGAGCCAAATGGATGCCTGTTCGTCCTTGGAAAGGAAGGTGCTCCCGGCCTCCAGTGCCTCGTTTAGATAAGTAAGGGCCTCGTCCTTTCGGCCGTCGAGCATGCGGACTGCGCGGCCATGTATTGCCACTAGCCTGGCCCATAACGCTGCGTGCTCCCGCTTAGGGACCATGTCAAGGAGGGGTTCGGTGACCAGACTGGCGTCACGGTACCTGTCGAGGTCATACAAATGGTGGGCGAAAGTCAAACTCATCGCCGCCGCCTGCCCCACTCCTCTCTGATCACCCTTGTTCCTGCACTGCAGCAGGTACTGGTGGACCAGTGCCGCCTCGTTGCCGGCCCCGCCACCGATGAAGTCGCGATAGGCGAGGTCCTGCGCACGAACCTTCGCTCTGCCCTCCCGCCAGCCGCGCCCGAAGTACCGCTCGAGTCCATATCCGACGATCTGCTCCCGCTCCGCTTCATTCAACAGTGTCTGAACGTAGTCGCGGACTTGCCTTGGCACCCGTAGCACCTTCGCGAGGTCCCTTTCACTTTTCTTGCCCGTGACACCCGGCTGAAGTGGAACCACATCTAACAATGAGAGCTCGTTCAATTCAACCGCATTCTCAAGGAAGAAGGGCTCTGCCGGCAGAAAGTGCCGAAGGACCTCAAGGGTCTCTCCATAGGGCAACATCGACAGTACCTTTAGGAGCTTCAAGCTCCGCTTGCTCTTAGTAGTCTCCGAGCTTGCCAACCGGTTTACCGCGCTCATCAGCGCAGCTGCATCCGAACCGTCTAGGGACTCGGCTGGCAGAGAGCCCTCCAACTCAGCCTCGATCACTGTGCTCAAGGAAGCTACTTTCATCGCCTTGAGCAGACGATCGATATGCATCGGTAGCCCGTCGGAGTGCCGGTGGATCGCTTCGATCGTCTCCGCATCGACTCCCGAGACTGGGGCGTCCCGATGCGCAGTGATGTAGGTACGCGTGTCAGGCAACTCCAGTGGTTGCAGCGCGACAGAGTCGTATTCGCTGATCCCTGGTCGCTGCCGGGTTGTGATCACAATCTTGAGCGCGGGGCAATAGTCCAGTATTGCGCCGATCAACCGCTCGAACCTAGGCCGCTCTTCATTCTGTAACAACTCGGGGTGTAGGTCATCCAGCAATAGGAATGCATTCGGTAGCTGAGCGATGATGTTGCAGAACTTCTGAATCGGATGCCCGAACTGTTGGGGGAATAACGATTCGAATGCTGTGACCCTCGACGCCTCGTCACACCTGAGGTGGAATGCCTCAAGAGCAACGGTGGCTTTCCTAAACCGCTCAAGCGCGGTCGCTATGAATTCATTGCGCCCCGTTCCCCAGTCTGCTACAAGCCAAACGCATCGATCGGAGCGGAGCGCGTGTTCGAAAGCGCTGAGTTCGTCCAAGCGTACGCCGCGGTGCTGGGGTCCTGGCTGTTCAATGAAACGGGGGCAGGACACTACCATACGTAGCGCATCAGCTTCCCCCGGCGGCGCGGTGAGGAGCTGGAACTCCTCCCCTACTGGCTCTGGAGTCGGTTCCGGCTTCCCAGTTGGATCCTCCGCGGTGCCCGGCGACTCGAAGACTCGGCTCAAGGAGCCGTCCTCCTCTGGTCTAAGTGAGGCATCTGCGGTGAGGTGGTAGCCACCACCCCTTACTCGCACCGCGATGCGAGGCCAAAGCTTCTCTGTCAGTGCTGTGCCGTCGAAGCTGTACTGTCCCGCGGTGTAGCCGTGAGTACGTTTCTGCACCTGCGCATCGCCCCAGCCTTCAAGCCCAAACAACGAGCTGGCCTGTCTTAGCCGCCGTGCACCCGTGCCCCCCTCGAATGCGTCGATGACATTGGCCTCGTGCAAGTGCCCGCAAAAGTGCCCTACGAAGCGGCCCGGCGGGTAGATTTCGTCCTGAAACCGTCGAAGCCCTCTGGGGTCGAACCAATCGGGCGCATGGTGAGTCAGAAGCACAGCCGCCGTTCTAGCACGGACCCATCCCTCCGCATCGCCATCACAGACTCGGGCAATTTGCGACATGTGTACGTCGAGTTTCCCTAGAAAGTTCCCCGCCGCGACCTGCAGGAAAGTCGTGTTCAATCCAACGATTCCGAGCGATACCGAGCCCTTGTTGAATGTCGCACTGAAATCCCCAGGGATGCAGCCTTCCGTATCCCTCAGCAACGGAACGGGGACGGAGTCGAGCCACCGCATGTAGTTCTCAAGCGCGGTGGCAACCAACGCGCGAGTGTCAGCGTTCGGATCACGCCAGAAGTGATCGCGAACTGATTGATCCTCCCACCAGAGCGACGTCATGGCCTTCAGGACGGACGAGCCTGGATCGGGACGCACAATGTCGTGGTTTCCAGGCACGGCGCAAAGAAAAGGGGTTGACCCGCCTTTGCCCAACACATCCCATAGTTCCTGTAGCAGGTGGTTCAACTGTGCGTACTCGGCCTCATTCCCTCGCTGCACGAAGTCGCCGGTGAAAAATACGAGATCGATGGCGCCATTCCTGGCGAGCATCCTCTCTAGGTCGACGAAAAGGTCGTGTTTCACTTTGGGCCACAGCCACGCGTCACCGTCCAGCCCGAGATGGAGGTCCGACAAGTGAAGCCAGTTGATCACATCAGGCATGCTGGGTCCCCTCGCTCCGAACCATACTACCAGTTCACCGGTGGTCGGAAGTGGTGCGGGTGGCAGCGCCCTCGGCCCGTTCGTCCAGGAGCTCTGTCCGGCTTCGGCCTTAGGCAGACAGCGTGCGAGCGCTCATCAGCTGGCCCTGTTCGGCCCCGAGCCACTCAACCCTTCCGAAACCCCTTCACCACGATCGGGCGCGTGGGGCGGCCGCACTCGGGGCAGCGGGGCATGGCGTCGTCGAGGGGGTACTTGCACTGGGGGCAGGCGTTTGGCGGGGGCGGGCCGAAGTGGCGGCGGTTGTACCGGGCCGCGGCCCACCACACCCCGCCCCACACCACCGCGTGGAACGCGATGGGCACCAGGTGGTGATCCAGGTTGCGGAACCCGCGCTCGAGCCCGAACCGCACCGTGCTGACCACCACGAGCGCCGCGTAGGCGATCAGCACATTGCGGGCGGTGAGCCAGCGGCGGCGGGGTTGCACGGGGGGAGTGTAACGGGATGGGTGGCGCTGTTACGCCTGAGCCTTCGAAACCGGCGGCGGCCCCAATCGTTCATGCACCCCAACCCTTCGCGGTATAGCCGGGGCGTCCGGAGACAAGTTTGCGCAGGTCGTCGGGCACCTCCGCACTGGTGATTGGGTAGGAGCATCGCAGCTCCCACGACTGCGGCGGCGTGGGGTTGCGGTTTTCGGGGTGGTAGTGCGGGCGGATGTCCCTCCCCATGGGCAGGTCGTAGTTGATGACGAGCGCCCCCATCCAGCCCATACCGACGCGGAGCTTGGCGCTATTCCAGTGCATGCGTCGGAGGAGCGCTTCGAACTTGTCCAGCCACAGCCCGAGTGAGTCGTAAAAGTGGTTGAAGTAGCCTGCCACCAGCAGCACCCGCGCTCGCTTCTCGGAGCCGGTCGACCAGTCGTCGCCTGTGCGCGTGAACATGGCTGGAACAAGCGCCGGCCCGGTCGTGTCCCGCGCCGGCAGCGTGGCGATGACCGCGTCGTTGAACGCGAGTACATCGAGGCCGGGAATGCGCGGCTCGAAGATGGAGCCGGTCGTGAGGTCAGCGTTGCTCATAGGTGCCGGTCATTCTAACGGCGTGGGGCGGCCGAATCGGCGGGGTGGGCCGGTGGCACCAGGCACGTTCTAAACGGTGGTGCCACCCGCCGCATCCCGCACGGGGCCTTCGCCGATGGCCTCGCGGAACCACTTTCGGATCACCCGGTCGTTGACCGTCCCTTTAGCGCCTTTGAGATAGAGCCAGACAAGAGAGAAGATGATGCCGAGGCTCTCATCACTGAAGCGGCCGAAGACCTCCGGGTACTCTCTCTTGAAGTCGGCGGGGAGATCGACAAAGGTGAGCTGCCCCCGGCCAGGGTCGGCTCTGTAGCTCTCATACACGCGGTAGACATGATCGAAGATTGTTTCGTTCGGCAGGGCGAACCGCTCTTTATCGGTGGTCGCGTGGATCTTCGGGTCGTACATGCCGCGAGCATACCAATGGGGGTGAGCAGAACTGAACCTTCCCTGCCGTCAAATGACAGGTGGCATCACCCTCGTGCCATCACCCTTCCGCTCTGGGAAGGGTGATGGTTGGGCGCGGGTGGAGCGGGCCATCACTGCGTGATGCGGCGCTCCTCCACCACCCTTTGCAGAGCCAAAGGGTGGTGGCACGTCCGGAGGTTGATCGCACGCGGCGGACCGTTCGTCGCCAACCCTCTACCTTCCGTCCCAAAAGGTCTACAGACCGCCCCGGAAGGTCTTCAGTTTGCCCCGGCGGGTCTTCAGTCTGGTCCGGAAGGTCTACAGACCGCTCCGGAAGGCCGCCAGTCTGCCCCAAAGGGTCTACAGACCGGGGCGGAAGGTCTGCTGTTTGGCCCGGATAGTCTGCTGTTTGCTCCAAACCGGGCCAGGAGCAGAGCAAACGGCAGGGCCCCATAAGCCTCGCAACACCCGCGGCCGGACGGGCGGGGGCGTTGGGGCGGCAGGGCGGGTGTTTTTATTGGGCAGCGCGTTCTCGGTCCTTGCTTGAGGACGGCTTGACGCTCGCGGCGCGGCCGCTTCTACTGGTCAACTGGACTGGAGGGGAAGCATGCAGAACTTGCGCGTTGCGGCGGCGGTGGGTGTCGCCGCTGCCGCTTTCGCCGTGCCAACTGCGGCTTCCCCCGCGGACCCGGCTGCGGCCCCGGGCACGCGGCATGTTTGAGAGCTCTGCGCAAGAGCGGTACTGCCCGACCGAGCGACCACGCGAACCAAGCTAAAGCGGCTTCTTCACCCAATCGAACTTCTTGTTCGCGTCGGCCATGCACTTGGTGAAGACCTCTTTCGTGCGGAGGAACTCGTACTTCTCATCCGCGAGTTTGGGCGCGTACATCTTGTCGTCGAGAATCGT of the Phycisphaerales bacterium genome contains:
- a CDS encoding succinate dehydrogenase/fumarate reductase iron-sulfur subunit, with protein sequence MATPAVPKSYTTPDASDGKPDQPLKEKPVAMNTGPGRPVTFKVWRGDSTNAGFQDYTTTITVGMVVLDAIHQIQAESAPDLACRWNCKAGKCGSCSAEINGKPRLMCMTRMDELPEGPVTVEPMKAFPLIKDLVTDVSWNYEVKKRLKPFKPRKPDAPDGTWRMQQQDVDRVQEFRKCIECFLCQDVCHVLRDHHKHDEFIGPRFFVYSAALEMHPLDTEDRVADLKERNGIGYCNITKCCTKVCPEHITITDNAIIPLKERVVDEFYDPLTRLFRVFKGK
- a CDS encoding fumarate reductase/succinate dehydrogenase flavoprotein subunit, with product MNQYETYEHDVVVIGAGGAGLRAAIEASAMGCSVALICKSLLGKAHTVMAEGGMAAAMANVDDRDSWKVHFADTMRGGQYLNNWRMAQLHAQQAPDRVKELEAWGAVFDRTKDGRILQRNFGGHRYPRLAHVGDRTGLEMIRTLQDHGVHKGIQVFMEMTVTDLLMSGGGTGLPTGGQKCIGCVGYDRERGRFRVWKAKAVVLATGGIGRAFKITSNSWEYTGDGQALAYRVGAELMDMEFVQFHPTGMVWPPSVRGILVTEGVRGEGGVLRNSNGKRFMFDDIPDNYRSSTADNEEEGWRYVTGDKSARRPPELLTRDHVARCINREVKAGRGSPHGGVFLDVSWLKEKVPNSADHIKKKLPSMYHQFITLAGLDITKEPMEVGPTTHYVMGGVKVDGDTQMSTVPGLFAAGEVAAGLHGANRLGGNSLSDLVVFGKLAGEHAAKWAKSQGGGVDADKAQIDHHVNNALAPFSREKGGENPYAIQHELQDMMQALVGIVRIEDEMLRALENLQKLKARARNAAAYGHREYNPGWHTCIDLQNLLTVAEAVTRAAIERKESRGAQFRDDYPEKSNEFSKFNHVQKLGPNGEMQLTRQPVKPLPAELQQIIEENK
- a CDS encoding metallophosphoesterase, producing the protein MPDVINWLHLSDLHLGLDGDAWLWPKVKHDLFVDLERMLARNGAIDLVFFTGDFVQRGNEAEYAQLNHLLQELWDVLGKGGSTPFLCAVPGNHDIVRPDPGSSVLKAMTSLWWEDQSVRDHFWRDPNADTRALVATALENYMRWLDSVPVPLLRDTEGCIPGDFSATFNKGSVSLGIVGLNTTFLQVAAGNFLGKLDVHMSQIARVCDGDAEGWVRARTAAVLLTHHAPDWFDPRGLRRFQDEIYPPGRFVGHFCGHLHEANVIDAFEGGTGARRLRQASSLFGLEGWGDAQVQKRTHGYTAGQYSFDGTALTEKLWPRIAVRVRGGGYHLTADASLRPEEDGSLSRVFESPGTAEDPTGKPEPTPEPVGEEFQLLTAPPGEADALRMVVSCPRFIEQPGPQHRGVRLDELSAFEHALRSDRCVWLVADWGTGRNEFIATALERFRKATVALEAFHLRCDEASRVTAFESLFPQQFGHPIQKFCNIIAQLPNAFLLLDDLHPELLQNEERPRFERLIGAILDYCPALKIVITTRQRPGISEYDSVALQPLELPDTRTYITAHRDAPVSGVDAETIEAIHRHSDGLPMHIDRLLKAMKVASLSTVIEAELEGSLPAESLDGSDAAALMSAVNRLASSETTKSKRSLKLLKVLSMLPYGETLEVLRHFLPAEPFFLENAVELNELSLLDVVPLQPGVTGKKSERDLAKVLRVPRQVRDYVQTLLNEAEREQIVGYGLERYFGRGWREGRAKVRAQDLAYRDFIGGGAGNEAALVHQYLLQCRNKGDQRGVGQAAAMSLTFAHHLYDLDRYRDASLVTEPLLDMVPKREHAALWARLVAIHGRAVRMLDGRKDEALTYLNEALEAGSTFLSKDEQASIWLGIALVHDFQGDAEAAVDAANKVVELTSKKDAKYVHAQAIIAVATLSVADARKRLAELEDSARASGKTKLANILALQLADLSGSDREKTKLADRVIDSRTPGYNRTRAIILKAGAILENPGKSVRPGEVQILTTAYSYLYSQRFSSLFDRCHDALWSVFEADGDTGSLMRLFRHSSFLWRIRGEDAKEAEYLSKLRAQQVAEANAAAAGWIIELRYFWHRLRVRVLPGPEAGDSLTSP